The following are encoded in a window of Rhodomicrobium lacus genomic DNA:
- a CDS encoding transporter substrate-binding domain-containing protein: protein MFTSRLLPPRRALRLIAVFFCVLFAVTVLAAEGTPETNEKADNAQKLRDIQVGPKPDWSWLPQLRVLTEADYPPFNYYDEEGRLTGFNIDLARAICRELSIDCDISAAEWSTLVPSLKANEADAVIASMAINGKTIADVDFTNRYYMTPARFVGRTGALFREVSVEALKGEKVAVVRGSAHEAFLRDFFDGAKIVPFDTAADARGALKAGDVDLLFGDGISAMFWIQGTDANRCCEFKGGGYTEARYFGDGVGIAVKKGNTRLREVLDYALARVKASGRYEELMLRYFPLPLY, encoded by the coding sequence ATGTTTACCTCCAGACTGTTGCCGCCGCGCAGGGCGCTCCGCCTTATCGCGGTGTTTTTCTGCGTTCTTTTCGCGGTGACCGTGCTCGCGGCAGAGGGCACACCCGAAACGAACGAGAAGGCCGACAACGCGCAGAAGCTGCGCGATATCCAGGTCGGCCCGAAGCCCGACTGGTCCTGGCTGCCGCAGCTTCGCGTGTTGACCGAAGCGGACTATCCGCCCTTCAACTATTACGACGAGGAAGGCCGACTCACCGGGTTCAACATCGACCTTGCCCGCGCGATCTGCCGCGAACTTTCTATCGACTGCGATATCTCCGCCGCCGAATGGTCCACCCTCGTGCCCTCGCTCAAGGCGAACGAAGCGGATGCGGTGATTGCCTCTATGGCCATCAACGGCAAGACCATCGCCGATGTGGACTTCACCAACCGCTACTACATGACGCCCGCGCGCTTCGTCGGCCGGACCGGCGCCTTGTTCCGCGAGGTTTCGGTGGAGGCTCTGAAGGGCGAGAAGGTCGCCGTCGTCAGGGGCTCGGCCCATGAGGCGTTTCTGCGGGACTTCTTCGACGGCGCGAAGATCGTGCCCTTCGACACCGCCGCCGACGCGCGAGGCGCGCTCAAGGCGGGCGACGTCGACCTCCTTTTCGGCGACGGCATCTCGGCGATGTTCTGGATTCAGGGCACCGACGCGAACCGCTGCTGCGAGTTCAAGGGCGGCGGCTATACGGAGGCGCGCTATTTCGGCGACGGTGTCGGCATAGCCGTGAAGAAGGGCAACACGCGCCTTCGCGAGGTGCTGGATTATGCGCTCGCCCGCGTCAAGGCATCCGGACGGTATGAAGAACTGATGCTGCGCTACTTCCCGTTGCCTCTTTATTGA
- a CDS encoding 3-hydroxybutyrate dehydrogenase, with protein MELDGKIAIVTGAAGGIGLAIAKRYVQAGARVAIADVRLDAAEQAARSLGGPDKAIALEMDVTSEDAVNAGVAKAVETFGTVDILVSNAGVQIVHPVEDFPYADWKKMLAIHLDGAFLTSKACLPHMYRQNSGTIIFMGSVHSKAPSALKSAYVTAKHGLQGLARVIAMEGAGHGVRTNVICPGFVKTPLVEKQIPEQAARLNISEKEVVERIMLGQTVDKEFTTMEDVAEVALFFAAFPTNALTGQSLVVSHGWYMN; from the coding sequence ATGGAACTCGACGGAAAAATCGCCATCGTCACCGGCGCGGCGGGCGGCATCGGCTTGGCAATCGCGAAACGTTATGTGCAAGCGGGCGCGCGCGTTGCCATCGCGGATGTGAGGCTCGACGCGGCGGAACAGGCAGCGCGTTCGCTCGGCGGGCCGGACAAGGCAATCGCGCTCGAAATGGACGTGACGAGCGAAGACGCCGTCAATGCGGGCGTCGCGAAGGCGGTGGAGACCTTCGGCACGGTGGACATCCTCGTTTCCAACGCGGGCGTGCAGATCGTGCATCCGGTGGAGGACTTCCCCTACGCGGACTGGAAGAAGATGCTCGCAATCCACCTCGACGGCGCGTTCCTTACGTCGAAGGCATGCCTGCCGCATATGTACAGGCAGAATTCCGGCACGATCATCTTCATGGGCTCGGTGCACTCCAAAGCGCCGTCCGCTCTGAAATCGGCCTATGTGACGGCGAAGCACGGCCTTCAGGGGCTTGCCCGCGTGATCGCGATGGAAGGCGCCGGCCATGGCGTGCGCACCAACGTCATCTGTCCGGGCTTCGTGAAGACGCCGCTCGTGGAAAAGCAGATCCCCGAGCAGGCCGCGCGCCTCAACATTTCCGAAAAGGAGGTCGTCGAGCGCATCATGCTCGGTCAGACGGTGGACAAGGAATTCACCACCATGGAAGACGTGGCCGAGGTGGCGCTGTTCTTCGCGGCCTTCCCGACGAACGCGCTCACGGGCCAGTCGCTCGTCGTCAGCCACGGCTGGTATATGAACTGA
- a CDS encoding lytic murein transglycosylase has product MIHRRPHKIFSLVAFCGGLLCVLLAVLPARAAEPTQDGFRAWVASFRQTALDAGVKPEIYDRATRPLTADFSLPDLDIGNRKSQGEQPEFVRTPEQYVSEKQMASVLVKGRDLAARHEKVLADLKKRYDVDPYIMLGLWGRETAFGTQHDGYSGLRVLATQAYIGRRAELFQKQFVDALKMVQIGAITPENFKTSWAGAFGLVQFMPTDYLKYAVEPDGRKLDIWNKVPDALTALARNLHAIGWNAREPWGFEVRAPEGVDCSLGYLDVTKSVAEWERLGVRPLKGERFPDAVRGFEVSLLQPAGIYGPAFLTTQNFQAIREYNKSDLYALYVAHLADRIRGLGPFAKAWEPIRQVHTADVEFLQKRLTGLGLYADTVDGKAGGRTRAAVGAYQKRAGLPLTCWPTEAIVAHVKANAGKATLNERQ; this is encoded by the coding sequence ATGATACATCGGAGACCGCACAAAATATTCTCTCTCGTCGCGTTTTGCGGCGGATTGCTCTGCGTCCTTTTAGCCGTGCTGCCCGCGCGCGCCGCCGAACCGACACAGGACGGCTTTCGCGCGTGGGTGGCGTCGTTCCGGCAGACGGCGCTCGACGCGGGCGTGAAGCCCGAAATCTACGACCGCGCGACGCGCCCGCTTACGGCGGATTTCAGCCTGCCCGATCTCGATATCGGCAACCGAAAGTCCCAGGGCGAGCAGCCGGAATTCGTGCGCACGCCCGAGCAGTACGTTTCCGAAAAACAGATGGCCAGTGTTCTCGTCAAAGGCCGCGACCTCGCCGCGCGCCATGAGAAGGTGCTGGCGGACCTGAAGAAACGCTACGACGTCGACCCGTACATCATGCTTGGCCTTTGGGGCCGCGAGACCGCCTTCGGCACGCAGCATGACGGATATAGCGGGCTTCGTGTGCTGGCGACGCAAGCCTATATCGGCAGGCGCGCGGAGCTGTTTCAGAAACAGTTCGTCGACGCGCTGAAGATGGTGCAGATCGGGGCGATCACGCCCGAGAATTTCAAGACGTCCTGGGCAGGCGCATTCGGGCTCGTGCAGTTCATGCCGACGGATTATCTGAAATACGCGGTGGAGCCGGACGGACGGAAGCTCGACATCTGGAACAAGGTGCCGGACGCGCTGACGGCGCTTGCGCGCAACCTTCACGCCATCGGCTGGAATGCCAGGGAACCTTGGGGCTTCGAGGTGCGTGCACCGGAAGGCGTCGATTGCAGCCTCGGCTATCTCGACGTGACGAAATCCGTTGCCGAATGGGAGCGTTTGGGCGTGCGCCCGCTGAAGGGCGAGCGGTTCCCGGACGCGGTGCGCGGGTTCGAGGTTTCGCTGCTCCAGCCAGCCGGTATCTATGGCCCGGCGTTTCTCACGACTCAGAATTTTCAGGCGATCCGCGAATATAACAAGAGCGACCTTTACGCGCTCTATGTCGCCCATCTTGCAGACCGCATCCGCGGGCTGGGGCCGTTCGCCAAGGCGTGGGAGCCGATCCGACAGGTTCACACGGCCGACGTGGAATTCCTGCAGAAGCGGCTGACCGGGCTCGGGCTCTATGCCGATACGGTGGACGGCAAGGCTGGCGGACGCACGCGCGCGGCGGTGGGCGCCTATCAGAAGCGGGCGGGGCTTCCGCTCACCTGCTGGCCGACCGAAGCCATCGTTGCGCATGTAAAGGCTAACGCGGGCAAGGCCACGCTGAACGAGCGCCAATAA
- a CDS encoding type III polyketide synthase encodes MAYINKIATAVPPQQVHEAFIEFQRQILKDQRKRSIFDRLVQMGQIERRFSCVVPSEDRVGASINGEVFYAPGNFPTTGQRMRQYEIEAPILAERAVERLDLGAATHEITHLIVTSCTGFSAPGIDLQLVSRLELNPSVERTIVGFMGCYAAINALKLARHIVRSDPSARVLVVSIELCTLHFQETQELEEMMPFLLFADGAAAALVSAEPKGLSMERFYATVMPEAADQMAWHIRDHGFDMVLSTRIPSSVGEAINRAADAILNGWKTKDIELWAVHPGGRAILDAVEGAFRLPITALDASRRTLKDFGNMSSATVLFVLKSILEEARSGAKGCAMSFGPGLTAETMLFEAV; translated from the coding sequence GTGGCCTACATCAACAAGATCGCGACCGCAGTCCCGCCCCAGCAGGTTCACGAAGCATTCATCGAATTTCAGAGGCAGATACTGAAAGATCAGCGCAAGCGCTCGATTTTCGACCGCCTCGTGCAGATGGGACAGATCGAAAGACGTTTCTCGTGTGTCGTCCCGTCCGAGGATCGCGTCGGCGCCTCGATCAACGGCGAGGTCTTCTACGCACCCGGCAATTTCCCCACCACCGGCCAGCGCATGCGCCAGTACGAGATCGAAGCGCCGATCCTCGCCGAGCGCGCGGTGGAGCGTCTCGACCTTGGCGCCGCGACGCACGAGATCACGCACCTGATCGTGACGTCATGTACCGGCTTCTCCGCCCCCGGCATCGACCTGCAACTCGTCAGCCGCCTCGAGCTCAATCCTTCCGTCGAGCGCACCATCGTCGGCTTCATGGGGTGCTATGCCGCCATCAACGCGCTGAAACTCGCACGCCACATCGTGCGCTCGGACCCGTCCGCCAGGGTGCTTGTCGTCAGCATCGAACTCTGCACGCTGCATTTCCAGGAGACGCAGGAGCTTGAGGAGATGATGCCGTTTCTCCTGTTCGCGGACGGCGCGGCGGCGGCGCTCGTCAGCGCCGAGCCGAAGGGCCTTTCGATGGAGCGCTTTTACGCAACCGTCATGCCGGAGGCAGCGGACCAGATGGCTTGGCACATCCGCGATCACGGCTTCGACATGGTGCTGTCGACCCGGATCCCGTCTTCGGTCGGCGAAGCGATCAACCGCGCTGCCGATGCGATCCTCAACGGCTGGAAGACGAAGGACATCGAGCTTTGGGCCGTCCATCCGGGCGGTCGCGCCATTCTCGACGCCGTGGAGGGTGCGTTCCGCCTGCCGATCACCGCACTGGATGCCTCACGGCGAACCCTGAAGGACTTCGGAAACATGTCGTCCGCCACCGTGCTTTTCGTGCTGAAGTCCATTCTTGAGGAAGCGCGATCGGGCGCCAAAGGCTGCGCCATGTCGTTCGGGCCGGGGCTGACCGCCGAAACGATGCTGTTCGAGGCTGTGTAG
- a CDS encoding methyltransferase domain-containing protein codes for MPDFSKRGTTPELMDHEEVPFEEHRAVLRQLTRANELSLAYRPTLAFFRRLKREGRLPKDRPLVVIDAASGYGDMSRKIDRWAQKNGVEARFLGVDMNPLAARAAAEATPPGRPITWLTANLFDFRADFEVDIVMSSLFTHHLPGPELVGFIRWMEETARIGWIVNDLKRHPLPYYFLKAAFFATRQHRFMRHDGPVSVANAFRRGDWQGLLAEAGLSPGAASIEAWTPFRLCVTRVTDATS; via the coding sequence ATGCCCGATTTTTCGAAGCGGGGCACGACGCCGGAACTGATGGATCATGAAGAGGTGCCGTTCGAGGAACATCGCGCGGTGCTGCGGCAGTTGACGCGTGCCAACGAGCTGTCGCTCGCCTATCGCCCGACGCTCGCCTTTTTCCGGCGGCTCAAGCGCGAAGGACGGCTTCCGAAAGACCGACCGCTCGTTGTGATCGACGCCGCCAGCGGTTACGGCGACATGTCGCGAAAAATTGATCGCTGGGCGCAGAAAAACGGCGTCGAGGCCCGTTTCCTCGGGGTAGACATGAATCCTCTAGCTGCGCGCGCCGCAGCGGAAGCCACGCCGCCGGGCCGGCCCATCACATGGCTCACGGCAAATTTGTTCGACTTTCGCGCCGATTTCGAGGTCGATATCGTCATGTCTTCGTTGTTCACCCATCATCTGCCGGGACCGGAACTCGTGGGTTTCATTCGCTGGATGGAGGAAACGGCGCGCATCGGCTGGATCGTCAACGATCTGAAGCGCCATCCGCTGCCCTATTATTTTCTCAAGGCCGCATTCTTTGCGACGCGGCAGCATCGCTTCATGCGCCACGATGGCCCCGTATCGGTCGCAAACGCCTTCAGGCGCGGGGACTGGCAGGGTCTGTTGGCCGAGGCGGGGCTCTCGCCCGGCGCCGCAAGCATCGAGGCATGGACGCCATTCCGGCTCTGCGTCACGCGGGTCACGGACGCCACGTCATGA
- a CDS encoding NAD(P)/FAD-dependent oxidoreductase, which produces MDAIPALRHAGHGRHVMNYDAAIIGGGPAGAALATHLARAGRSVVLFEKESGAHDKVCGEFLSHEGVGYLEALGLPVDELGALTLSRIRLAGTGEPVSAPLPFEARSLSRRVLDEALLRLAADAGAEIRRGVRVKSVTGTMNGFALQPERGSEVFANASFLASGKHDIKDFKRERGAHPECLAFKTYWRLRPEEADALSGHIELVLFRGGYAGLQPVEGGRANLCLIVRKDTYADRYGSWDALFHALRHEAPHAGRRLAGAECLSERPLAIAGLPYGFLARSNGWLWRIGDQAAVIPSFSGDGMSIALHSAHRAAGIYLSGGGAEAFQDALARDLSAQLRRATALSRLLVSPMGQKLAMNAAYMLPRMLSLGADWTRIPPRALNRASL; this is translated from the coding sequence ATGGACGCCATTCCGGCTCTGCGTCACGCGGGTCACGGACGCCACGTCATGAATTACGATGCGGCGATAATCGGCGGCGGCCCGGCTGGGGCCGCCCTTGCAACCCATCTTGCGCGAGCCGGTCGCAGCGTCGTGCTGTTCGAAAAGGAATCCGGCGCGCACGATAAGGTTTGCGGCGAATTCCTGAGCCATGAGGGCGTCGGCTATCTTGAGGCGCTGGGTCTTCCGGTGGACGAGCTGGGCGCGCTGACGCTGAGCCGCATCCGTCTCGCTGGGACGGGCGAGCCGGTCTCCGCGCCGCTCCCATTCGAAGCGCGAAGCCTTTCCCGGCGCGTGCTCGACGAGGCGTTGCTGCGGCTTGCGGCGGACGCGGGCGCGGAAATCCGGCGCGGGGTGCGTGTAAAGAGCGTGACCGGCACGATGAACGGCTTCGCGCTTCAGCCCGAACGCGGAAGCGAGGTGTTCGCGAATGCGTCGTTCCTCGCCAGCGGCAAGCACGATATCAAGGATTTCAAGCGCGAGCGCGGCGCGCACCCGGAGTGCCTCGCGTTCAAGACCTATTGGCGGCTTCGCCCCGAAGAAGCGGATGCGCTGTCCGGCCATATCGAGCTTGTCCTGTTTCGCGGCGGTTATGCCGGCCTTCAGCCGGTCGAGGGTGGCCGGGCCAATCTCTGTCTCATCGTTCGCAAGGACACTTACGCCGATCGCTATGGCTCATGGGACGCCTTGTTCCATGCGCTCCGACATGAGGCCCCGCACGCCGGACGCAGGCTCGCAGGCGCGGAGTGCCTCTCCGAAAGGCCGCTCGCCATAGCGGGGCTGCCTTACGGCTTCCTCGCGCGCTCGAACGGCTGGCTCTGGCGCATCGGCGATCAGGCCGCCGTCATTCCGTCCTTCTCGGGCGACGGCATGTCGATCGCGCTTCACTCCGCGCATCGCGCCGCAGGCATCTATCTTTCGGGCGGTGGGGCTGAAGCATTTCAGGACGCGCTCGCGCGCGATCTGTCCGCCCAGTTGCGCCGTGCGACGGCCTTGTCGCGCCTGCTCGTCAGCCCGATGGGACAGAAGCTGGCAATGAACGCCGCGTACATGCTTCCGCGCATGCTGTCGCTCGGCGCCGACTGGACACGTATTCCGCCACGCGCGTTGAACCGGGCCAGCCTGTAA
- a CDS encoding GNAT family N-acetyltransferase has translation MIPIFETSRLLLKPLRLEDAPTTQTLFPHWEIVRYLSDRVPWPYPEGGAETFYREVALPNIADGTFWSWTLWLKGGPDHHIGAVDLRTEKKDNRGFWLGLPWQGKGLMTEACVPVTDYWFDVLGQDRLVVAKALENVTSRRVTEKQGARIIDVEERRFVCGPRRTEIWELTREDWNARRSKSSD, from the coding sequence ATGATCCCGATCTTTGAAACATCTCGCCTCTTGTTGAAGCCGCTTCGGCTGGAGGACGCGCCCACCACGCAGACGCTGTTTCCTCACTGGGAGATCGTCCGCTATCTGAGCGACCGCGTGCCATGGCCCTATCCCGAGGGCGGCGCGGAGACGTTTTACCGCGAAGTCGCACTGCCGAACATCGCCGATGGCACGTTCTGGAGCTGGACCCTTTGGCTGAAGGGCGGCCCGGATCACCATATCGGCGCCGTGGACCTGCGAACCGAAAAAAAAGATAATCGCGGCTTCTGGCTCGGTTTGCCATGGCAGGGCAAGGGCCTCATGACGGAGGCTTGCGTCCCGGTGACGGACTACTGGTTCGACGTCCTTGGGCAAGACAGGCTCGTCGTCGCGAAAGCCCTGGAGAATGTCACGTCGCGCCGCGTGACCGAGAAACAGGGAGCGCGCATCATCGATGTCGAGGAGCGCCGCTTCGTCTGCGGCCCAAGGCGAACCGAAATCTGGGAACTTACGCGCGAGGACTGGAACGCCCGCCGCTCCAAAAGCAGCGACTGA
- a CDS encoding GNAT family N-acetyltransferase → MQRTFETPRLILRPPTLQDAPATQKLFPHWEIVRFMSAGIPWPYPEDGAHVFFRDVQLPALERGSSFCWAIRLKNGPEYHIGMVSLFQRRSENRAFWLALPWQGQGIMTEACEPVTDFWFNSLMEPALIVSKAVENVGSRRITEKQGGRVIARGERAFLSGRLPFETWELTREDWNARRRG, encoded by the coding sequence ATGCAGCGAACCTTCGAAACACCGCGTCTGATTTTGCGGCCGCCAACGCTGCAGGACGCACCGGCCACACAGAAACTTTTCCCTCATTGGGAGATCGTCCGCTTCATGAGTGCCGGTATTCCATGGCCTTACCCGGAAGACGGCGCACACGTTTTCTTTCGCGATGTTCAACTTCCGGCATTAGAGCGGGGAAGCTCGTTTTGCTGGGCGATTCGCCTGAAGAACGGCCCGGAATATCATATCGGAATGGTGAGCCTTTTTCAGAGAAGAAGCGAAAACCGCGCTTTCTGGCTAGCTCTCCCGTGGCAAGGTCAGGGCATCATGACGGAAGCCTGCGAGCCCGTGACCGATTTCTGGTTCAACTCTCTCATGGAACCGGCGCTGATTGTTTCAAAGGCCGTCGAGAACGTCGGCTCTCGTCGAATTACCGAAAAGCAAGGTGGTCGTGTCATAGCGCGAGGCGAGCGCGCCTTCCTTAGCGGCAGACTTCCGTTCGAAACGTGGGAACTTACGCGCGAGGACTGGAACGCCCGCCGCCGTGGCTGA
- a CDS encoding O-acetylhomoserine aminocarboxypropyltransferase, translated as MTDQTPGFATLSVHAGAQPDPATGARITPIYQTASYVFDNAEHAAALFGLQAFGNIYTRINNPTQSVLEARLAALEGGTAALAVASGHAAQFLIFHVLLEPGDEFIASRQLYGGSINQFNNAFKKFGWNVVWADGDDPASFEAAVTPKTKAIFIESIANPGGIIIDVPAIAAVAKKAGVPLIVDNTLATPYLFRPKEHGADIIVHSLTKFLGGQGNSIGGAIIDAGTFDWLKSGRYPSISEPNPSYHGLNIGETFGNFAFAIAARVLSLRDLGPAIAPLNAFLILNGLETLSLRIERHVQNALKVAEWLEKHPKVAWVNYAGLPGNRYHELAQRLTPKGAGAVFTFGLKGGYEAGVNLISNVKLFSLLANIGDVRSLIIHPASTTHSQLTPEQRELAGAGDDTVRLSVGIEDPADIIADLEQALAAQ; from the coding sequence ATGACCGACCAGACACCCGGCTTTGCTACCCTTTCAGTTCACGCTGGCGCGCAGCCGGATCCCGCGACCGGCGCGCGCATCACGCCGATCTATCAGACCGCATCCTATGTGTTCGACAACGCCGAACACGCGGCTGCGCTCTTTGGCCTTCAGGCGTTCGGCAACATCTACACGCGCATCAACAACCCGACGCAATCCGTGCTCGAAGCGCGCCTCGCGGCCCTCGAAGGCGGCACGGCGGCGCTCGCGGTCGCGTCAGGCCACGCCGCTCAGTTTCTCATTTTCCACGTACTCCTTGAGCCGGGCGACGAATTCATCGCCTCTCGCCAGCTTTATGGCGGCTCCATCAACCAGTTCAACAACGCCTTCAAGAAGTTCGGCTGGAACGTGGTCTGGGCCGACGGCGACGACCCGGCGAGCTTCGAGGCTGCCGTAACGCCGAAGACGAAGGCCATCTTCATCGAATCCATCGCGAACCCCGGCGGCATCATCATCGATGTGCCCGCAATCGCGGCGGTTGCGAAGAAAGCCGGTGTTCCCCTCATCGTGGACAATACGCTTGCGACGCCCTACCTCTTCCGGCCGAAGGAACATGGCGCGGACATCATCGTGCATTCTCTCACGAAATTCCTCGGCGGTCAGGGCAACTCGATCGGCGGCGCCATCATCGACGCCGGCACGTTCGACTGGCTGAAGAGCGGACGCTATCCGTCGATTTCGGAGCCAAATCCGTCCTATCACGGCCTCAACATCGGCGAGACATTCGGCAACTTCGCCTTCGCCATCGCCGCACGCGTGCTGAGCCTGCGTGACCTGGGCCCCGCCATCGCGCCGCTTAACGCGTTCCTGATCCTGAACGGCCTTGAGACGCTTTCGCTTCGCATCGAGCGCCACGTGCAAAATGCGCTCAAGGTCGCCGAGTGGCTGGAGAAGCACCCGAAGGTCGCCTGGGTCAACTATGCGGGCCTGCCGGGCAACCGCTATCATGAGCTTGCCCAGCGGCTCACGCCGAAGGGTGCGGGCGCCGTGTTCACCTTCGGCCTGAAGGGCGGCTATGAAGCGGGCGTCAACCTCATCTCGAATGTGAAGCTGTTCTCGCTTCTCGCCAATATCGGCGACGTGCGCAGCCTCATCATTCACCCGGCTTCCACCACGCACTCGCAGCTCACGCCCGAACAGCGCGAACTGGCCGGCGCGGGCGACGACACCGTGCGTCTCTCGGTCGGCATCGAGGACCCGGCGGACATCATCGCCGACCTCGAACAGGCCCTCGCCGCGCAGTAA
- a CDS encoding DUF2842 domain-containing protein, translating into MTPRLRKLIGVFVFVFGSVLYFLFTISIALARLPGTELWRHLLFYLVITVIWMLWAGVLIRWMLKPRPGEV; encoded by the coding sequence ATGACCCCGCGATTGAGAAAACTGATCGGCGTCTTTGTTTTCGTGTTCGGATCGGTGCTGTATTTCCTGTTCACCATCTCCATCGCGCTCGCGCGCCTGCCGGGCACGGAGCTTTGGCGACACCTGTTGTTCTATCTCGTGATCACGGTGATCTGGATGTTGTGGGCGGGCGTCCTTATCAGGTGGATGCTGAAGCCTCGCCCGGGCGAGGTCTGA
- the crtI gene encoding phytoene desaturase family protein, with protein sequence MDQIVANTEAPSRSRAEGAETALVVGAGFGGIAAALRLAAKGYRVTLIDRGRMLGGRGQVFEKDGFRHDAGPTVITAPFLIEELFDLFGKKSEDYITLKPLTPWYRFFFDEDGSTFDYGGTLEETLAAMNRLDPRDGDGYLRMLEHSKQLFDAGFTNLADQPFHNPFTMVGQIPRLVQLGSYRTVWDFVTKYFHSPKLRQALSIQPLLVGGSPFQTTSIYGLIHYLERKWGVFYAEGGTGAIVAALGKLMEEEGVDIRLGETVSSIVIENGTAKGVRLKNGETVSADIVVSDVDPMHLFGDMIPDSEIGLSARLKRRTARLSMGLFVLYFGTGHQYPDVARHTIWLGKRYKGLLDDIFNKKVLADDFSLYVHRPTATDPTFAPEGCDSFYALCPVPNLKGDIDWDVEGPKLRDRIVAGLERTILPGLSETIRAEMFMTPRDFKHGYLSHEGAGFSIAPHFTQSAYFRFHNKAEGIKNLFLTGAGTHPGAGIPGVICSAKVIDKLVPHARS encoded by the coding sequence ATGGATCAGATCGTCGCGAACACTGAAGCGCCTTCGCGCTCGCGCGCCGAAGGTGCCGAAACCGCACTCGTCGTCGGCGCAGGATTCGGCGGTATCGCGGCGGCGCTCCGGCTCGCGGCCAAGGGCTACCGCGTGACGTTGATCGACCGTGGCCGCATGCTTGGCGGGCGCGGCCAGGTTTTCGAGAAGGACGGCTTCAGGCACGACGCCGGGCCGACGGTGATTACCGCGCCGTTCCTCATCGAGGAACTGTTCGACCTGTTCGGCAAGAAGAGCGAAGACTACATCACGCTCAAGCCGCTCACGCCCTGGTATCGCTTCTTCTTCGACGAGGACGGCTCGACCTTCGATTACGGCGGTACGCTCGAAGAAACGCTCGCCGCGATGAATCGCCTCGACCCGCGCGACGGCGACGGTTATCTGCGCATGCTGGAGCACTCGAAACAGCTGTTCGACGCCGGCTTCACGAACCTCGCCGATCAGCCGTTCCACAACCCCTTCACGATGGTCGGCCAGATCCCGCGCCTCGTTCAGCTCGGCAGCTATAGGACTGTGTGGGACTTCGTGACGAAATATTTCCACAGCCCGAAGCTTCGGCAAGCGCTGTCGATCCAGCCGTTGCTCGTCGGCGGCAGCCCCTTCCAGACGACGAGCATTTACGGCCTGATCCATTACCTCGAACGCAAATGGGGCGTGTTCTACGCGGAGGGTGGCACGGGCGCGATTGTCGCCGCGCTCGGCAAGCTGATGGAAGAGGAGGGCGTCGATATTCGCCTAGGCGAGACGGTGTCTTCGATCGTGATCGAGAACGGGACGGCGAAAGGCGTGCGCCTCAAGAATGGCGAGACTGTTTCTGCCGACATCGTGGTGTCTGACGTCGACCCGATGCATCTCTTCGGCGACATGATCCCCGACAGTGAAATCGGCCTCTCCGCGCGCCTGAAGCGCAGGACGGCCCGGCTCTCGATGGGGCTGTTCGTGCTTTATTTCGGCACGGGGCATCAATATCCCGACGTCGCGCGCCATACGATCTGGCTCGGCAAGCGCTACAAGGGGCTGCTCGACGACATCTTCAACAAGAAGGTGCTCGCGGACGACTTTTCGCTCTATGTCCACCGCCCGACGGCGACCGACCCGACTTTTGCGCCCGAGGGCTGCGATTCGTTCTACGCGCTTTGTCCCGTGCCCAACCTCAAGGGCGACATCGACTGGGATGTGGAAGGGCCGAAGCTGCGCGACCGCATCGTTGCGGGCCTCGAACGCACGATCCTGCCGGGCTTGTCGGAGACGATCCGCGCCGAGATGTTCATGACGCCGCGCGATTTCAAGCACGGCTATCTGAGCCACGAGGGCGCGGGCTTCTCGATCGCGCCGCACTTCACGCAGTCGGCCTATTTCCGCTTCCATAACAAGGCGGAAGGCATCAAGAACCTCTTCCTGACGGGCGCGGGCACGCATCCGGGCGCAGGGATCCCCGGCGTGATCTGCTCTGCGAAGGTGATCGACAAGCTCGTTCCGCATGCGCGGTCTTAA
- a CDS encoding DUF1330 domain-containing protein, giving the protein MPKAYWIARVDVKDAEAYKAYVAGAADAFKAHGARFLARGGRFTAAEGTARARNVVIEFPSFEAAVDCYNSAEYQAARAHRVGFSEGEIVIVEGAEP; this is encoded by the coding sequence ATGCCGAAAGCGTACTGGATCGCCCGCGTCGATGTGAAAGACGCCGAGGCATACAAAGCTTATGTTGCCGGCGCGGCAGACGCGTTCAAAGCACACGGTGCGCGCTTTCTCGCCAGGGGAGGACGCTTTACCGCAGCGGAAGGCACCGCCCGCGCTCGTAATGTCGTCATCGAATTTCCGTCCTTCGAAGCGGCGGTGGACTGCTACAACTCGGCGGAATATCAAGCCGCCCGCGCGCATCGCGTCGGTTTTTCCGAGGGTGAGATCGTCATCGTCGAAGGCGCCGAACCGTAA